In the genome of Myroides phaeus, one region contains:
- a CDS encoding pentapeptide repeat-containing protein encodes MTPEFIYDKTYENTVFNFNDISFREFENCKFINCDLSACSFLATLFIDCDFTECNFKDAEVNYVGIRNCNFNKCNFTRVNFAMIDQTIFEFTFTDCNLEFTQFYGLKLKRQLFSNCSLVSADFMEADLTMAMFDNCNLYRAVFTKANAEKADFYTSYNYEIDPQSTKLKKAIFSAQGLAGLLTQHQLVLK; translated from the coding sequence ATGACCCCAGAATTTATATACGACAAGACATACGAAAACACTGTTTTCAACTTTAATGACATTTCTTTTAGAGAATTTGAGAACTGTAAGTTTATCAACTGTGACTTGAGTGCTTGTTCTTTTTTAGCAACCTTGTTTATTGATTGCGACTTTACAGAATGTAATTTTAAAGATGCTGAAGTAAACTATGTAGGTATTAGAAACTGTAATTTCAACAAGTGTAACTTTACAAGAGTAAACTTTGCAATGATAGATCAAACTATTTTTGAGTTTACTTTTACGGATTGTAATCTTGAATTTACACAGTTCTATGGATTAAAACTGAAACGTCAACTGTTTTCAAATTGTAGTTTAGTTAGTGCTGACTTTATGGAGGCTGACTTAACAATGGCTATGTTTGACAATTGTAACTTATATCGCGCTGTATTTACTAAGGCAAACGCAGAAAAAGCAGACTTTTATACAAGTTATAATTATGAAATTGACCCACAATCTACCAAACTTAAAAAAGCTATTTTCTCTGCTCAAGGATTAGCAGGATTACTAACACAACATCAATTAGTTTTAAAATAA
- a CDS encoding glutathionylspermidine synthase family protein — MKIKYLTANANWQHRLEQNGFGYHTDEENTPYWVENYYYSINEAFADEVYTATADLWTMCLEAVDHVISNKLYDQFQIPVYIHQYIEDSWENDVPSIYGRFDFVFDEQKKQLKVLEFNADTPTSLYETGVVQWQWMQNYFKDSVDQFNAVHDRLIESWQEIKPYLKGDTLHFSCVRESLEDLTNLEYLRDCAMQAGINTKLIYIDDIGWNGDTFTDLEEEVITDIFKLYPWEWLIYEPFALHIPNDNAKANWIEPAWKMILSNKAIMAVLWKLYPNHPLLLETYFDEPKGMSDYVKKPLLSREGANVTMYKNNQIIEASAGEYGEEGYICQELAHLHKEETGYSIIGSWVIGQEPCGITFRESDKLITTDKSRFIPHIIE; from the coding sequence ATGAAAATAAAATATTTAACTGCCAATGCTAATTGGCAACACCGCTTAGAACAAAACGGCTTTGGTTATCATACGGATGAAGAAAATACACCGTATTGGGTAGAGAATTACTATTATAGTATTAACGAAGCTTTTGCTGATGAAGTATATACTGCAACAGCGGATTTATGGACAATGTGCTTAGAAGCTGTTGACCACGTTATTTCAAACAAATTATACGATCAGTTTCAAATTCCTGTATATATTCATCAATACATAGAAGATTCTTGGGAAAATGACGTTCCGAGTATCTATGGTCGTTTTGACTTTGTCTTTGATGAACAAAAAAAACAATTGAAGGTGTTAGAATTTAATGCTGACACACCTACTTCATTGTATGAAACTGGTGTTGTACAATGGCAATGGATGCAAAACTACTTCAAAGATAGTGTTGACCAATTTAACGCTGTTCACGATAGATTAATTGAGTCGTGGCAAGAAATTAAACCTTATCTAAAAGGAGATACCTTACATTTTAGCTGCGTTAGAGAGTCGCTTGAAGACTTAACTAACTTAGAGTACTTAAGAGACTGTGCTATGCAAGCAGGCATAAATACAAAGCTTATTTACATTGATGATATTGGTTGGAATGGTGATACATTCACTGATTTAGAAGAAGAAGTAATCACAGATATCTTTAAACTTTATCCTTGGGAATGGTTAATCTACGAACCGTTTGCTCTGCATATTCCAAATGATAATGCAAAAGCAAATTGGATTGAACCAGCTTGGAAGATGATTCTTTCTAATAAGGCGATTATGGCTGTGTTGTGGAAATTATATCCTAACCATCCTCTTTTATTGGAAACATACTTTGACGAACCTAAGGGAATGTCTGACTACGTAAAAAAACCTTTACTTTCAAGAGAAGGTGCTAACGTTACAATGTATAAAAACAACCAAATTATCGAGGCTTCTGCTGGTGAATATGGTGAAGAAGGATACATCTGTCAAGAATTAGCGCATCTTCACAAAGAAGAAACAGGGTACTCTATTATTGGTAGCTGGGTAATTGGACAAGAACCTTGTGGTATCACATTTAGAGAAAGTGATAAGCTAATTACAACGGATAAAAGTAGATTTATACCTCATATTATTGAATAA
- a CDS encoding AraC family transcriptional regulator, producing the protein MDEITILQMRDLTKNVLRADFYANTIPKHLISNHTHIEKPHKHNFYTCMIFTNGSGTHEIDFNSFEVKRGAVFMLAPGQTHSWELSADIDGYIFFHTQEFFDLFFVRETVREYPVFKSAIYPNGFMVEEKEIDSIVYLMKQMVTEVKSAKWKKNNVLVSLASLFYVQANRMLLHGESFKVVANMHYNNHFQHFEDLLEKNFRTEKSAAVYGEWMNMTQKHLNRICKTLVDKTTTDIILDRVVLEAKRMLLYTGKSFSDIAVILGYEDYSYFSKVFKKKTGYTPKDFMKKYE; encoded by the coding sequence ATGGATGAAATAACTATCTTACAAATGCGGGATTTGACGAAGAATGTACTTCGAGCTGATTTTTATGCAAATACAATTCCTAAGCATTTAATCTCGAATCATACACATATTGAGAAGCCTCATAAGCATAATTTTTATACCTGTATGATATTTACCAATGGCTCAGGTACACACGAAATAGACTTTAATAGTTTTGAGGTAAAAAGAGGAGCTGTTTTTATGCTTGCACCAGGGCAAACACATAGTTGGGAATTGTCAGCTGATATAGATGGTTATATCTTTTTTCATACTCAAGAGTTTTTCGACTTGTTTTTTGTTAGAGAGACAGTACGCGAATATCCTGTTTTCAAATCTGCAATTTATCCAAATGGTTTTATGGTAGAAGAAAAGGAGATTGATTCTATTGTTTATTTAATGAAGCAGATGGTTACTGAGGTTAAAAGTGCGAAATGGAAGAAAAATAATGTATTGGTGAGTTTAGCTTCTTTGTTTTATGTACAAGCGAACAGAATGTTGTTACACGGAGAATCATTTAAGGTGGTTGCAAATATGCATTACAATAACCATTTTCAACATTTTGAAGACTTATTAGAAAAGAACTTTAGAACAGAGAAGTCTGCTGCGGTATATGGAGAGTGGATGAATATGACACAAAAACATTTGAATCGAATTTGTAAGACACTTGTTGATAAAACGACAACAGATATAATATTGGATAGAGTAGTGCTTGAAGCAAAACGTATGCTTTTATATACAGGGAAAAGTTTTAGTGATATAGCAGTGATTTTAGGCTATGAAGATTACTCTTATTTTTCAAAAGTATTCAAGAAGAAAACAGGCTATACACCGAAAGATTTTATGAAGAAATATGAATAA
- a CDS encoding DUF983 domain-containing protein, whose amino-acid sequence MSYISRVVSGKCPNCGKEKIFHDNGNPVTFRMPKMTKDCTSCGYNFHRETGFYFGAMYMSYALTVAEMVAVMVVRYILNAGFGLNINLLQTFIAIVFVVFILWTFNYRLSRIMWLNMFYKKE is encoded by the coding sequence ATGTCTTATATCAGTAGAGTTGTTAGCGGTAAATGTCCAAACTGTGGGAAAGAGAAGATTTTTCACGATAATGGGAATCCTGTTACGTTCAGAATGCCGAAAATGACTAAAGATTGTACTTCTTGTGGATATAATTTTCACAGAGAAACAGGTTTTTATTTCGGTGCGATGTATATGAGTTATGCTCTTACAGTAGCTGAAATGGTAGCAGTAATGGTAGTTCGCTATATTTTAAACGCAGGTTTTGGCCTGAATATCAATTTACTACAAACTTTCATTGCAATTGTCTTCGTAGTCTTTATTTTATGGACGTTCAACTATAGATTATCAAGAATTATGTGGCTGAATATGTTTTATAAAAAAGAGTAG
- a CDS encoding NAD-dependent epimerase/dehydratase family protein, whose amino-acid sequence MQTILGANGQIGTELAKALKLNYTSDIRLVSRKPKKVNDTDALFVANLLDREMAFKAVEGSDIVYFTLGLPMNSQMWEEQFPVIMQNVIAACQAHNTKLVFFDNTYMYPQNDKVLTEEIAFAPVGRKGKVRRQIVEMLLEAMKAKEIDAVICRAPEFYGPGQTQSITNTFIFDAIKGGKKLKVLLRDDVLRTLIWTPDASRAMALIGNTPDAYGQTWHLPCDDNRLTYKQFITLVSEVYGEKFTYRVIPNWLLSIGALFVEKVKELQELLPRYGEDNIFDSSKFKKRFPDFKITAYKEGIEKIKEEQKRV is encoded by the coding sequence ATGCAGACAATATTAGGAGCAAATGGGCAAATAGGTACAGAATTAGCTAAAGCTTTAAAATTAAATTATACGTCAGACATAAGGCTGGTAAGTAGAAAGCCTAAGAAAGTAAATGATACGGATGCGTTATTTGTTGCGAATTTATTAGATAGAGAAATGGCTTTTAAAGCTGTAGAAGGAAGTGATATCGTTTATTTTACTTTAGGGTTACCAATGAATAGTCAGATGTGGGAAGAGCAGTTTCCTGTAATTATGCAAAATGTTATAGCGGCTTGTCAAGCGCATAACACTAAGTTAGTCTTTTTTGATAATACCTATATGTATCCTCAAAATGATAAAGTTCTTACTGAAGAAATAGCTTTTGCTCCTGTGGGGAGAAAAGGGAAGGTAAGAAGGCAAATTGTAGAGATGCTTTTAGAAGCAATGAAAGCAAAGGAAATTGATGCAGTGATTTGTCGTGCTCCAGAGTTTTATGGTCCTGGTCAAACACAGAGTATTACAAACACATTTATTTTTGACGCTATAAAAGGTGGTAAAAAACTAAAAGTTTTGTTGAGAGATGATGTATTGAGAACATTGATTTGGACACCAGATGCAAGTAGAGCTATGGCATTGATAGGGAATACACCAGATGCTTATGGACAGACATGGCATTTACCTTGTGATGACAATCGCCTTACTTATAAACAGTTTATTACATTAGTTTCTGAAGTATATGGTGAGAAGTTTACTTATCGTGTTATTCCAAATTGGTTGTTGTCTATTGGTGCTTTGTTTGTTGAGAAAGTAAAAGAGTTACAAGAATTGTTACCTCGCTATGGAGAGGATAATATTTTTGATTCAAGTAAGTTTAAAAAACGCTTTCCTGATTTTAAGATAACAGCTTATAAAGAAGGAATTGAGAAGATTAAAGAGGAGCAGAAAAGAGTGTGA
- a CDS encoding site-specific integrase, with product MKASLKIVLKKTQLSDGTYPINLRITIDRKSKFYKTPYSVAPKLWNEKLGEFTSKFPNFLQSNRILNTLKQEASKILDIMLEQEKNFTLEIFDSLFRPEKVEELKFIDFFQKRIDLFKESGQISSSYSYYNTICALKRFKPIVVQYEFAQIDYTFLVAFESDLRSRGCTNGGISLYMRNIRAVYNSAIKSKIASQDNYPFRDYVISKLKSTKIKKALTKEELQMLLDYDFSENLERAKVLYTYLFSFFCRGMNFTDIAELKWDDINSNRFSYIRNKTGVAINVKIPDNKDLDTILNYFRIYRPFDTNYIFSILDKDISLYTKEELRARKSSVRDYYNKQLELIAKDCGIKTKVTFYTARHTFATLSLKKGVNLYMLKQAFGHQSIKTTEAYVEDFSKDELDEVFESVF from the coding sequence ATGAAAGCAAGTTTAAAAATCGTACTAAAGAAAACACAATTAAGTGATGGTACCTATCCAATCAATCTTAGAATTACTATTGATAGAAAGTCTAAGTTTTACAAAACACCTTATAGTGTAGCTCCTAAATTATGGAATGAAAAGTTAGGTGAATTTACTTCAAAGTTTCCAAACTTTTTACAATCTAATAGAATATTGAACACGCTTAAACAAGAAGCATCAAAAATATTAGATATAATGCTTGAGCAAGAAAAAAACTTTACCCTTGAAATATTTGATTCTTTGTTTCGACCTGAGAAAGTTGAAGAGTTAAAGTTTATAGATTTCTTTCAGAAGAGAATTGATCTGTTTAAGGAATCAGGTCAAATAAGTTCTTCGTATTCATATTACAATACCATTTGTGCTTTAAAGCGCTTTAAACCTATTGTAGTTCAATATGAGTTTGCACAAATTGATTATACTTTCTTGGTTGCATTCGAATCAGATTTAAGATCAAGAGGTTGTACGAATGGTGGTATTTCTTTATATATGCGTAATATTCGTGCTGTTTACAATTCTGCCATTAAATCTAAAATAGCATCTCAGGATAATTATCCTTTTAGAGATTATGTGATATCTAAGTTGAAATCAACTAAGATAAAGAAAGCCCTTACAAAAGAGGAATTACAGATGTTACTTGATTATGATTTTTCAGAAAACCTTGAAAGAGCTAAGGTGTTATATACTTATTTATTTAGCTTCTTTTGTCGTGGGATGAATTTTACAGACATCGCTGAGTTAAAGTGGGATGATATAAACTCTAATCGCTTTAGTTATATCCGCAATAAAACGGGGGTAGCTATTAATGTAAAGATACCTGACAATAAAGATTTGGACACTATTCTGAACTATTTCAGAATCTATAGACCATTTGATACAAATTATATTTTTTCGATTCTGGACAAGGATATAAGCCTATATACTAAAGAAGAGCTAAGGGCACGAAAAAGTAGTGTAAGAGATTATTATAACAAACAATTAGAATTGATAGCAAAAGATTGCGGTATTAAAACAAAAGTAACCTTCTATACCGCTCGTCATACTTTTGCGACTTTATCACTAAAAAAAGGTGTAAATCTATACATGCTTAAACAAGCCTTCGGTCATCAGTCTATTAAAACTACTGAAGCTTATGTGGAAGATTTTAGTAAGGATGAGTTAGATGAAGTGTTTGAGAGTGTGTTTTAG
- a CDS encoding master DNA invertase Mpi family serine-type recombinase, producing the protein MIYGYIRVSTDKQTVENQRFEINHFCEKQNIIVSRWIEETISGSKQVDDRKLGKLLKKMKKDDILICSELSRLGRNLLMIMGVLNECMNRDIQVWTIKDNYRLGSDINSKVLAFAFGLSAEIERNLISQRTKEALARKKAEGVILGRPVGSKSAKTKLTGQEKKIKELLDKNVSYSAIGRILGVHRLTVTSFVKNNSNLFT; encoded by the coding sequence ATGATATACGGATATATTAGAGTAAGTACCGACAAACAAACGGTAGAGAATCAACGATTTGAAATCAACCATTTTTGTGAAAAGCAAAACATTATAGTTAGCCGTTGGATAGAGGAAACTATTTCAGGCTCGAAACAAGTCGATGATCGAAAGTTAGGAAAGCTTCTTAAAAAAATGAAAAAGGATGATATTCTTATTTGTTCAGAACTGTCACGTCTTGGACGTAACCTATTAATGATTATGGGAGTTTTAAACGAGTGCATGAATCGTGATATACAAGTTTGGACAATTAAAGATAATTATCGTTTAGGAAGTGACATTAATTCAAAAGTTTTAGCCTTTGCCTTTGGATTATCTGCTGAGATTGAAAGAAATCTAATCTCACAACGCACAAAAGAAGCTTTAGCACGTAAAAAAGCTGAAGGAGTTATTCTTGGTCGTCCTGTAGGAAGTAAGTCTGCTAAAACGAAATTAACAGGTCAAGAAAAGAAGATTAAAGAACTTCTAGATAAGAATGTTTCTTATAGCGCTATAGGTCGGATTTTAGGAGTTCATAGATTAACTGTTACAAGTTTTGTGAAGAATAATTCGAATTTATTTACATAA
- a CDS encoding TaqI-like C-terminal specificity domain-containing protein: MSIYFEQYYNISFFNTSGSWIVLSEIEQRIKAKIEAVGIPLKDWDINIYRGILTGYNEAFIIDGKKKDELIASDPKSAEIVRPLLRGRDIKRYSYEFADLYIITTFPSLKIDIEQYPAVKEHLMSFGYDRLKQTGEKGSRKKTNNQWFETQDTIAYWEDFSKQKIVYIEIMTDNPDEGYEFPCFSYDEEKSIALNTAYVMTGDIKELKYILGVLNSKLGKQLVKYYALQLQQRQYRMLSQYVSNFPLPKLDYTEYCFFDNLITDILERKKNKQDFKELEEIIKNKVYNIFNLNQEEIDFIEFQ, translated from the coding sequence ATGAGCATTTATTTTGAACAATATTATAATATTTCATTTTTTAATACCTCTGGTAGTTGGATTGTTTTAAGTGAAATTGAGCAACGTATAAAAGCTAAAATTGAAGCTGTTGGAATACCATTAAAAGATTGGGATATTAATATTTATAGAGGAATACTTACAGGATATAATGAAGCGTTTATTATTGATGGCAAGAAGAAAGATGAGCTTATAGCTTCTGATCCAAAATCTGCTGAAATTGTACGGCCGTTACTTAGAGGACGTGATATTAAGCGTTATTCTTATGAATTTGCTGATTTATACATAATTACAACTTTCCCAAGTTTAAAAATAGACATTGAGCAATATCCTGCTGTAAAAGAGCACCTTATGAGTTTTGGGTATGATAGATTAAAACAAACTGGAGAGAAAGGGAGTAGAAAAAAGACTAATAATCAATGGTTTGAAACTCAAGATACGATAGCTTATTGGGAGGATTTTTCTAAACAGAAAATTGTATATATTGAAATAATGACTGACAATCCAGATGAAGGTTATGAATTTCCTTGCTTTTCATATGATGAAGAAAAAAGTATTGCTTTAAATACTGCATACGTCATGACCGGTGATATTAAAGAATTAAAGTATATTTTAGGTGTATTAAATTCAAAATTAGGCAAACAGCTTGTTAAATATTATGCTTTACAATTACAACAAAGACAATACAGAATGTTGAGTCAGTATGTCTCTAATTTTCCATTACCAAAATTAGATTATACAGAATATTGTTTTTTTGACAATTTAATCACTGATATTTTGGAAAGAAAAAAAAATAAGCAAGACTTTAAAGAGTTGGAGGAAATTATAAAAAACAAAGTATATAATATCTTTAATTTAAATCAAGAAGAAATAGATTTTATTGAATTTCAATAA
- a CDS encoding Eco57I restriction-modification methylase domain-containing protein: MSSISITKALNPAYRKFKPLRNDIDKFKLELLSCIEAIEVSDSKNESEEHLKEPIKRFFQNTFFQKNLINTKGRIDLAIYLDETAKSDVGVIIEAKRPSNKTEFVSKDNLNKKALQELLLYYLRERIDEKNNNIKHLIITNGFEWFFFKGEDFYNIFYKNSSLVKEYTEFRDGLKDTSKNELFYDEIASKYIKEIQDILPFVHIEFDKIELNNLREAKITQIYKLFSNVHLLGHSFGNDSNKLNDSFYKELLHIIGLEEVKESSKKIIVRKSEQQRDYASLLENTIFTLEDKDYLHRVKGFSGAEDKAFAVGLELCINWINRILFLKLLESQLVSYNNSNEYRFLNFSFLNGFDALNDLFFSALAKPLTERHPKYKEKFKNIPYLNSSLFEHSALEKQTFDITALKDEEMEIYSSTILKNANGKRLKGKLNTLQYIFLFLEAYDFSADANTEFENEQENKTLINAAVLGLIFEKINGYKDGSFYTPGYITMFMCKEAIRKAVVDKFKVEYNDTIETFEDVKDYCSQYFKKADLIKFNQTINSLKICDPAVGSGHFLVSALNEVISIKSELKILCNEEGNRIPCEISIENDELYVAYNEGELFEYQRNDVNSLAIQKTLFHEKQNVIENCLFGVDINPNSVNICRLRLWIELLKNAYYTSEGELQTLPNIDINIKCGNSLVSRFSLQDGLKSAFKNKEVTYTIEDYKIAVNEYKQTNSKAKKTEVQEIIDTIKSNFKSTLSNKAKDGIDKITSKYETERQRLINLELFGEKIKKAEKDNLKKLKQKADKAISEKEEILNNVIYQDAFEWRFEFPEVLDNEGNFIGFDVIVGNPPYIQLQKMGKASDVLQRLNYLTFARTGDIYSLFYELGNNILRNNGILIFITSNKWMRAAYGESLRKYFIDFTDPLILIDFGGIQIFDSATVDTNILMFAKDKNRQQTKACIVKEKVLNNLSIYFEQFAHQTEFKTNESWVVLSPIEKQIKDKIEAIGTPLKEWDININYGIKTGFNEAFIITGEKRKELIDEDPKSAEIIRPILRGRDIKRYGYDFADLWLINTHNGIKENSLKRVFTEGYSAIKKHLDQYYTQLEKRSDKGDTPYNLRNCAYMEDFSRPKVIYPNMTKFLPFVYDDKGFLTNQKCFIITGEKIAFLTAFLNSSLFKYCFRDNFPELQGGTRELSKVFFDKITVLKVTDEINQQFEKLILNIQSLKTDNKKTTNIEIQVDNIIFDLYDVTIEERTEIGFIEIQ, encoded by the coding sequence ATGTCTTCAATATCAATTACTAAAGCATTAAATCCCGCATATCGAAAATTTAAACCACTCCGTAATGATATAGACAAGTTTAAATTGGAATTATTAAGTTGTATCGAAGCTATTGAGGTTAGTGATAGTAAAAATGAGAGTGAAGAACATCTTAAAGAACCAATTAAACGATTTTTTCAAAATACTTTTTTTCAAAAAAATCTCATTAATACTAAAGGGCGTATTGATTTAGCTATTTATTTAGATGAAACTGCAAAAAGTGATGTGGGGGTAATTATTGAAGCAAAAAGGCCAAGTAATAAAACAGAGTTTGTCTCTAAGGATAATTTAAACAAAAAAGCACTTCAAGAATTACTTTTATATTATTTAAGAGAACGTATTGATGAAAAGAATAACAATATCAAGCATTTGATTATTACAAATGGATTTGAATGGTTTTTTTTCAAAGGAGAAGATTTTTATAATATATTTTATAAAAACTCTAGTCTAGTTAAAGAATACACCGAGTTTAGAGATGGACTTAAAGATACTTCTAAAAATGAACTTTTTTATGATGAAATAGCCTCAAAGTATATAAAAGAGATTCAAGATATATTACCTTTTGTTCATATAGAGTTTGATAAAATCGAATTAAATAATTTAAGAGAGGCTAAAATTACTCAAATTTATAAGTTGTTTTCAAATGTTCATTTATTAGGGCATAGCTTTGGAAATGATAGTAATAAATTGAATGATTCTTTTTATAAAGAATTACTTCATATTATAGGCTTAGAAGAAGTAAAAGAAAGTTCTAAAAAAATAATTGTTCGTAAGTCAGAACAACAACGTGATTATGCTTCACTTCTAGAGAATACAATTTTCACATTAGAAGATAAAGATTATTTGCATCGTGTTAAAGGCTTTTCTGGTGCGGAAGATAAAGCATTCGCAGTTGGCTTAGAGCTTTGTATAAATTGGATTAATAGAATTTTATTTCTTAAATTACTAGAGTCACAATTAGTTAGCTATAATAATTCTAATGAGTATCGTTTTTTAAATTTTAGTTTTTTAAATGGCTTTGATGCATTAAATGACTTATTTTTTTCTGCATTGGCAAAGCCTCTGACAGAACGGCATCCTAAGTATAAAGAAAAATTTAAAAATATACCTTATCTAAATAGTAGTCTTTTTGAACATAGTGCATTAGAGAAGCAAACCTTTGATATTACTGCTCTTAAAGATGAAGAAATGGAAATTTACTCATCAACAATATTAAAAAATGCTAATGGTAAACGTTTAAAAGGAAAATTAAATACACTTCAGTATATTTTTCTTTTTTTAGAAGCCTACGACTTCTCAGCGGATGCTAATACAGAGTTTGAAAATGAGCAAGAAAATAAAACATTAATTAATGCAGCAGTTTTAGGATTAATTTTTGAAAAAATTAATGGATATAAAGACGGGTCTTTTTACACGCCTGGTTACATCACAATGTTTATGTGTAAGGAGGCGATTAGAAAAGCGGTTGTTGATAAATTTAAAGTAGAGTATAACGATACTATTGAAACTTTTGAAGATGTAAAAGATTATTGCTCACAATATTTCAAGAAAGCAGATTTAATTAAGTTTAATCAAACTATTAATAGTTTAAAAATTTGTGATCCAGCGGTAGGGTCTGGACACTTTCTAGTATCAGCCTTAAATGAGGTGATTTCAATTAAAAGTGAATTAAAAATCTTGTGTAATGAGGAAGGAAATCGAATTCCTTGCGAGATTTCTATTGAAAATGATGAGCTTTATGTTGCATATAATGAAGGAGAGTTATTTGAATATCAGAGAAATGATGTTAACAGTTTAGCTATACAAAAAACACTTTTTCATGAAAAACAAAATGTGATTGAAAATTGTTTATTTGGAGTAGATATCAATCCTAATTCAGTAAATATTTGTCGATTACGTTTGTGGATCGAATTATTAAAAAATGCTTATTACACCTCAGAAGGAGAGTTGCAAACACTTCCTAATATTGATATTAATATTAAGTGTGGAAACTCGTTAGTAAGTCGATTTTCATTGCAAGATGGTTTAAAGTCTGCTTTTAAAAATAAAGAAGTTACTTACACTATAGAAGATTATAAAATAGCTGTAAATGAGTATAAACAAACGAACAGTAAAGCTAAAAAAACAGAAGTTCAAGAGATTATAGATACTATTAAATCAAATTTTAAATCTACATTATCTAATAAAGCAAAAGATGGTATAGATAAAATAACGAGCAAATATGAAACTGAACGTCAACGTTTAATTAATTTAGAATTATTTGGTGAAAAAATTAAAAAAGCGGAAAAAGATAATTTAAAAAAGCTAAAACAGAAAGCAGATAAGGCAATTTCGGAAAAAGAAGAAATTTTAAATAATGTAATTTATCAAGATGCTTTTGAATGGCGCTTTGAATTTCCTGAAGTTTTAGATAATGAAGGTAATTTTATTGGATTTGATGTAATTGTTGGTAATCCTCCATATATTCAACTGCAAAAAATGGGTAAAGCAAGCGATGTCTTGCAACGGTTAAATTACTTAACTTTTGCTCGTACAGGAGATATTTACAGTTTGTTTTATGAATTGGGTAACAACATCTTGAGAAATAATGGAATTTTAATTTTTATTACTTCCAATAAATGGATGCGAGCTGCTTATGGAGAAAGTTTGCGAAAGTATTTTATAGATTTTACAGATCCTTTAATTCTCATTGATTTTGGAGGGATTCAGATATTTGATTCTGCTACGGTTGATACCAATATTTTAATGTTTGCTAAGGATAAAAATAGACAACAGACCAAGGCTTGTATTGTCAAAGAAAAGGTGTTAAATAATTTGAGCATTTATTTTGAACAATTTGCTCACCAAACCGAATTTAAAACAAACGAAAGTTGGGTTGTGCTTTCTCCTATTGAAAAACAAATTAAGGACAAAATAGAAGCTATTGGCACACCTCTTAAAGAATGGGATATAAACATCAATTATGGGATAAAAACAGGCTTTAATGAAGCGTTTATTATCACTGGTGAGAAGAGGAAAGAATTAATTGATGAAGATCCAAAAAGTGCTGAAATTATACGACCTATTTTACGTGGCAGAGACATTAAAAGATATGGTTATGATTTTGCGGATTTATGGTTGATAAACACACATAATGGTATTAAAGAGAATAGCTTAAAACGCGTATTTACAGAAGGTTATTCAGCAATAAAAAAACATTTGGATCAATATTATACACAATTAGAAAAACGATCTGATAAAGGAGATACTCCATATAATTTAAGGAACTGTGCTTATATGGAGGATTTTTCTAGACCAAAAGTAATATATCCTAATATGACAAAATTTTTACCATTTGTTTATGACGACAAAGGTTTTTTGACAAATCAAAAATGTTTTATTATTACAGGTGAAAAAATAGCGTTTTTAACTGCGTTTTTAAACTCTTCATTATTCAAATATTGTTTTAGAGATAATTTCCCTGAACTACAGGGAGGCACAAGGGAATTAAGTAAAGTGTTTTTCGATAAAATAACAGTTTTAAAAGTTACAGACGAAATTAATCAACAATTTGAAAAATTAATTTTAAATATACAATCCTTAAAAACTGACAATAAAAAAACTACAAATATTGAGATTCAAGTTGATAACATTATTTTTGATTTATATGATGTTACAATTGAAGAAAGGACAGAAATAGGTTTTATTGAAATTCAATAA